A region from the Halomarina litorea genome encodes:
- a CDS encoding universal stress protein: MYRRILFPTDGSDGARAALDHALDLADRHDATLHVLNVVSDARWTMVGDEGGMSGVDVGAIQENLEKRGTGIVEEAATAAADHDVDCVTDVVTGGPPHRAILEYVDENDVDLVVMGTHGRRGFDRLLMGSVAEKVVRSSSVPVLTVKMDDPGAVEE, from the coding sequence GTGTACCGACGAATCCTCTTTCCCACGGACGGCAGCGACGGCGCGCGGGCGGCGCTCGACCACGCACTCGACCTCGCGGACCGCCACGACGCGACGCTCCACGTTCTCAACGTCGTCTCGGACGCCCGCTGGACGATGGTCGGCGACGAGGGGGGCATGTCCGGCGTCGACGTGGGCGCGATACAGGAGAACCTCGAGAAGCGCGGGACGGGCATCGTCGAGGAGGCGGCGACCGCGGCGGCCGACCACGACGTTGACTGCGTCACCGACGTGGTGACCGGCGGGCCGCCCCACCGCGCCATCCTCGAGTACGTCGACGAGAACGACGTCGACCTCGTCGTGATGGGGACCCACGGCCGTCGCGGGTTCGACCGCCTGCTGATGGGCAGCGTCGCCGAGAAGGTCGTCCGGTCCTCGTCGGTGCCCGTCCTGACGGTGAAGATGGACGACCCCGGCGCGGTCGAGGAATAG
- a CDS encoding dipeptide epimerase: protein MSSPLATEFERVSLPLEHAFTIARGTQETAENVVVRIEDGEHTGVGAAAPSGHYGETPATVEAVLPDLLAEVEAVGDPLAFDAVDARLDRVVNDNPAAKAAVRIALHDLAAKRLDVPLYRLLGLDPARTVTSSFTIGLDDTPTMREKTREAVEAGYPVLKTKLGTDRDAEIVRAVREEAPDARIRVDANEAWSPREAVEMCEVLADHDVEFCEQPVPAEHPEGLRYVYERAPLPIAADESCVTLEDVPRIADACDIANLKLMKCGGPRQAVEMVHAARAHGLDVMLGCMVETNAAIAAACHLAPLLDYADLDGSLLLAEDPYDGVPLPAGEVDLSDVDRPGTGARPTGR, encoded by the coding sequence ATGAGTTCGCCCCTCGCCACCGAGTTCGAACGCGTCTCCCTCCCCCTCGAACACGCCTTCACCATCGCCCGGGGGACACAGGAGACGGCCGAGAACGTCGTCGTCCGAATCGAGGACGGCGAGCACACGGGCGTCGGGGCCGCCGCCCCGTCCGGCCACTACGGCGAGACGCCCGCGACGGTCGAGGCCGTCCTGCCGGACCTCCTCGCGGAAGTCGAGGCGGTGGGCGACCCCCTCGCGTTCGACGCCGTCGACGCCCGCCTCGACCGGGTCGTCAACGACAACCCGGCCGCGAAGGCCGCCGTCAGAATCGCGCTCCACGACCTCGCCGCGAAGCGACTCGACGTGCCCCTCTACCGACTGCTCGGTCTCGACCCCGCCCGGACGGTCACCTCCTCGTTTACCATCGGCCTCGACGACACCCCCACGATGCGCGAGAAGACCCGCGAGGCCGTCGAGGCGGGGTATCCGGTGTTGAAGACGAAACTCGGCACCGACCGCGACGCCGAAATCGTCCGCGCGGTCCGCGAGGAGGCCCCCGACGCGCGCATCCGCGTCGACGCCAACGAGGCGTGGTCGCCACGCGAGGCCGTCGAGATGTGCGAGGTGCTCGCCGACCACGACGTGGAGTTCTGCGAGCAACCCGTCCCGGCCGAACACCCGGAGGGCCTGCGCTACGTCTACGAGCGCGCGCCCCTCCCCATCGCCGCCGACGAGTCGTGTGTCACCCTCGAAGACGTGCCCCGAATCGCCGACGCGTGCGACATCGCGAACCTGAAACTGATGAAGTGCGGCGGCCCCCGGCAGGCCGTCGAGATGGTCCACGCCGCGCGCGCGCACGGCCTCGACGTCATGCTCGGGTGCATGGTCGAGACGAACGCCGCCATCGCGGCCGCCTGCCACCTCGCGCCCCTCCTCGACTACGCCGACCTCGACGGGTCGCTCCTCCTCGCCGAGGACCCCTACGACGGCGTCCCCCTCCCCGCGGGCGAGGTGGACCTCTCGGACGTCGACCGACCGGGCACGGGCGCACGCCCGACCGGACGCTGA
- a CDS encoding metalloregulator ArsR/SmtB family transcription factor, with protein MDSAALLDLLGNENRRRILRLLARKPCYVTEISEYLGVSPKAVIDHLRKLEEHGLVESRVDDQRRKYFSIARNLRLEVNVSPYGFGAKSAYPASRGLDMTRCRYLTIDLTNPDEAAELAELGRELARLERLASELSMAQRWVQGRLTEVMDGISDRVRETPTLGAPDGTDARFYAEVVSALANGAETVEAVARRADAPPELVEDALARLVDQGVVTRRQGTYHLDG; from the coding sequence ATGGACTCCGCCGCGCTGCTCGACCTCCTCGGCAACGAGAACCGACGGCGCATCCTCCGTCTCCTCGCCCGGAAACCCTGTTACGTCACCGAGATCAGCGAGTACCTCGGCGTGAGTCCGAAGGCGGTCATCGACCACCTCCGCAAACTGGAGGAACACGGCCTCGTGGAGTCGCGCGTCGACGACCAGCGCCGCAAGTACTTCTCCATCGCCCGGAACCTCAGACTGGAGGTGAACGTCTCGCCGTACGGTTTCGGCGCGAAGTCGGCGTACCCCGCCAGTCGCGGCCTCGACATGACGCGCTGTCGCTACCTCACCATCGACCTCACGAACCCCGACGAGGCGGCGGAACTGGCCGAACTGGGTCGCGAACTGGCGCGACTGGAGCGACTCGCCAGCGAGCTATCGATGGCCCAGCGGTGGGTGCAGGGCCGCCTCACGGAGGTCATGGACGGTATCTCCGACCGGGTGCGCGAGACGCCGACGCTCGGCGCGCCCGACGGGACGGACGCCCGCTTCTACGCGGAGGTGGTCTCGGCACTGGCGAACGGCGCGGAGACCGTCGAGGCGGTCGCCCGACGGGCCGACGCGCCCCCGGAACTCGTCGAGGACGCCCTCGCGCGCCTCGTCGACCAGGGCGTCGTCACCCGCCGACAGGGGACCTACCACCTCGACGGCTGA
- a CDS encoding GNAT family N-acetyltransferase, with product MSGGDIEVRPVRPEDKEAVVDFTSETWADRGGSDYIPHVFDDWIANDGDGQMTFVLDAGRDVAGICQGVLLSEDEAWAQGMRVNPDYRGRGVSLDLSHAVFDWAAGEGATVCRNMVFSWNIAGLGQSRATGFAPETEFRWAHPDPDPNADPNLPVTNDPTAAWRFWTDSPAREHLAGLGLDMDESWALSEVTRDRLHRAADEQRTFAVHDEGVRGMAYRTRMYERLNEDGDPTTWAEYGAAGWSDVEVARSLFAAIAADAAACDAEKTRVLIPETVWHVSDVAYTRTDISDEPDFVLAADLTDRR from the coding sequence ATGAGCGGCGGGGACATCGAGGTCCGCCCCGTCCGCCCCGAGGACAAGGAGGCCGTCGTCGACTTCACGAGCGAGACGTGGGCCGACCGCGGCGGGAGCGACTACATCCCGCACGTCTTCGACGACTGGATAGCGAACGACGGGGACGGGCAGATGACGTTCGTCCTCGACGCGGGTCGCGACGTCGCCGGCATCTGTCAGGGCGTCCTCCTCAGTGAGGACGAGGCGTGGGCACAGGGGATGCGCGTCAACCCCGATTACCGCGGGCGCGGGGTCAGTCTGGACCTCTCACACGCCGTCTTCGACTGGGCGGCGGGGGAGGGCGCGACGGTCTGTCGCAACATGGTGTTCTCGTGGAACATCGCGGGCCTCGGCCAGTCGCGGGCGACGGGGTTCGCCCCCGAGACGGAGTTCCGCTGGGCGCACCCCGACCCGGACCCGAACGCCGACCCCAACCTGCCCGTGACGAACGACCCGACCGCCGCGTGGCGCTTCTGGACCGACAGCCCCGCCCGCGAACACCTCGCGGGCCTCGGCCTCGACATGGACGAATCGTGGGCGCTCTCGGAGGTCACCCGTGACCGCCTGCACAGGGCCGCGGACGAACAGCGGACCTTCGCTGTCCACGACGAGGGCGTCCGCGGGATGGCCTACCGCACCCGGATGTACGAACGGCTGAACGAGGACGGCGACCCGACCACGTGGGCGGAGTACGGTGCGGCCGGGTGGTCGGACGTCGAGGTCGCCCGCTCGCTGTTCGCGGCCATCGCCGCCGACGCCGCCGCGTGCGACGCCGAGAAGACGAGAGTTCTGATTCCGGAGACGGTCTGGCACGTCAGCGACGTCGCCTACACGCGCACCGACATCAGCGACGAACCCGACTTCGTGCTGGCGGCGGACCTCACCGACCGGCGATAG
- the thrS gene encoding threonine--tRNA ligase, with protein sequence MGDISVTLPDGSELSVEEGATVEDVAFAIGPGLGRDTVAGVLDGDLVDKATPVYDGVRIEIVTDGSDEYVDVLRHSAAHVFAQALQRLHPEAKLTIGPWTDEGFYYDVTGVDLDQGDLREIESEMAAVVEEDLDIERFELSREEAMEKYADNPFKRDILETEAAGEDPVSFYRQGEFEDLCKGPHVESTGDVGAFKLLDISAAYWRGDEANESLTRVYGTAFASESELEEFLERRQEAKERDHRKIGREMDLFSIPAHSPGCPHYHPNGMTIRRELEDYIRTQNDRLGYEEVWTPELNKADLWKPTGHYDNFTAEGEMFNWEQDDTEYGLKPMNCANHAYIYGREKRSYRDLPIRFSEFGTVYRNEQSGELSGLLRVRGMTQDDGHAFIRKDQIQGEIVDVLDAIEDILGHFEFDMVYVLETQGDNAVGSDDIWEEATGALRDALESEGLEYEVHEGEAAFYGPKIGINAVDAIGREWTIGTVQLDFNIPERLDLTYIGRDNEEHRPVMVHRALLGTFERFMGVMIEHFNGRFPLWLAPEQVRVLPITDDNVAYAESVAAELGEFRVEVEDRSWTVGRKIQQAHDDRVPYMLVVGDNEEESGTVSVRDRMERERQDVPVEAFRDHLERERDEKRVEANFLADEE encoded by the coding sequence ATGGGCGATATCTCCGTTACGCTACCGGACGGCTCCGAACTCTCCGTCGAGGAGGGGGCGACCGTCGAGGACGTCGCCTTCGCCATCGGTCCCGGTCTCGGTCGGGACACGGTGGCGGGCGTCCTCGACGGCGACCTCGTCGACAAGGCCACCCCCGTCTACGACGGGGTGCGCATCGAGATCGTCACCGATGGGAGTGACGAGTACGTCGACGTTCTCCGGCACTCCGCGGCCCACGTCTTCGCGCAGGCACTCCAGCGACTCCACCCCGAGGCGAAACTCACCATCGGCCCGTGGACGGACGAGGGCTTCTACTACGACGTGACGGGCGTCGACCTCGACCAGGGGGACCTCCGCGAGATAGAGTCGGAGATGGCCGCCGTCGTCGAGGAGGACCTCGACATCGAACGGTTCGAACTGTCCCGCGAGGAGGCCATGGAGAAGTACGCGGACAACCCCTTCAAGCGCGACATCCTCGAGACCGAGGCCGCGGGCGAGGACCCCGTCTCCTTCTACCGGCAGGGCGAGTTCGAGGACCTCTGTAAGGGCCCGCACGTCGAGTCGACGGGCGACGTCGGCGCGTTCAAACTGCTCGACATCTCCGCCGCCTACTGGCGCGGCGACGAGGCCAACGAGTCCCTCACGCGGGTGTACGGGACGGCCTTCGCCAGCGAGTCAGAACTGGAGGAGTTCCTCGAACGCCGTCAGGAGGCAAAAGAGCGCGACCACCGGAAGATCGGCCGCGAGATGGACCTCTTCTCTATCCCCGCCCACTCGCCGGGGTGTCCCCACTACCACCCCAACGGGATGACCATCCGCCGGGAACTGGAAGACTACATCCGGACGCAAAACGACCGCCTCGGCTACGAGGAGGTCTGGACGCCCGAACTCAACAAGGCCGACCTCTGGAAGCCGACGGGCCACTACGACAACTTCACCGCCGAGGGGGAGATGTTCAACTGGGAACAGGACGACACCGAGTACGGCCTGAAGCCCATGAACTGCGCGAACCACGCGTACATCTACGGGCGCGAGAAGCGTTCGTATCGTGACCTCCCGATTCGCTTCTCCGAGTTCGGCACGGTGTACCGCAACGAGCAGTCCGGCGAACTCTCCGGGTTGCTCCGCGTCCGCGGGATGACGCAGGACGACGGTCACGCGTTCATCCGGAAGGACCAGATTCAGGGCGAAATCGTCGACGTCCTCGACGCCATCGAGGACATCCTCGGGCACTTCGAGTTCGACATGGTGTACGTCCTCGAGACGCAGGGCGACAACGCCGTCGGCAGCGACGACATCTGGGAGGAGGCGACGGGCGCCCTGCGCGACGCCCTCGAATCCGAGGGGCTGGAGTACGAGGTCCACGAGGGCGAGGCCGCCTTCTACGGGCCGAAAATCGGTATCAACGCCGTCGACGCCATCGGCCGGGAGTGGACCATCGGGACGGTCCAACTGGACTTCAACATCCCCGAGCGCCTCGACCTCACCTACATCGGGCGGGACAACGAGGAACACCGCCCGGTGATGGTCCACCGCGCCCTCCTCGGGACGTTCGAGCGGTTCATGGGCGTCATGATCGAGCACTTCAACGGGAGGTTCCCCCTGTGGCTCGCACCCGAACAGGTCCGCGTCCTCCCCATCACGGACGACAACGTGGCGTACGCCGAGAGCGTCGCCGCCGAACTCGGCGAGTTCAGAGTTGAAGTCGAGGACCGGTCGTGGACCGTCGGCCGGAAGATTCAGCAGGCACACGACGACCGGGTGCCGTACATGCTCGTCGTCGGCGACAACGAGGAGGAGTCGGGCACCGTCTCGGTGCGCGACCGGATGGAGCGCGAGCGACAGGACGTCCCCGTCGAGGCGTTCCGCGACCACCTGGAACGCGAACGCGACGAGAAACGCGTCGAGGCGAACTTCCTCGCAGACGAGGAGTAG
- a CDS encoding Vms1/Ankzf1 family peptidyl-tRNA hydrolase: MLDRVLGRADLKARIEELESEKHHLARQLAAEQERRSEAATARQEAEEQVNRLEDRLAGLEGELDADESTSVDPRRREALRGVRLRETLSRLASYDTGPEGALSAMVCDDVPEGLADLLGDHAGLVGRAAPCLVYADDAGVVSVALSPPRAPDPFCEWGEGFRLDRSWFRPGSEEEYVLALVRADTFAMGRYEGDERVDYSGFRSDVKEQHSKGGFSQGRFERIRDGQIDAHLDRCRRSLAGIEVPLYLVGERAVLDRVADRADLTRTVDATGSPEDALADAHREFWTTRLVAL; encoded by the coding sequence ATGCTCGACCGGGTACTCGGCCGCGCCGACCTGAAGGCGCGCATCGAGGAACTCGAATCGGAGAAGCACCACCTCGCGCGCCAGCTCGCGGCCGAACAGGAACGACGGTCGGAGGCCGCCACCGCCAGACAGGAGGCCGAAGAGCAGGTCAACCGACTGGAGGACCGCCTCGCCGGACTGGAGGGCGAACTCGACGCCGACGAGTCCACGTCCGTCGACCCCCGGAGACGCGAAGCCCTGCGCGGGGTACGCCTCCGAGAGACGCTCTCCCGCCTCGCCTCGTACGACACCGGCCCCGAGGGGGCGCTCTCGGCGATGGTCTGCGACGACGTCCCCGAGGGACTCGCCGACTTGCTGGGCGACCACGCCGGCCTCGTGGGCCGGGCCGCGCCCTGTCTCGTCTACGCCGACGACGCCGGAGTGGTGAGCGTGGCGCTCTCGCCGCCGCGCGCGCCCGACCCCTTCTGCGAGTGGGGCGAGGGGTTCCGCCTCGACCGGTCGTGGTTCCGCCCGGGGTCCGAGGAGGAGTACGTCCTCGCGCTCGTGCGCGCGGACACGTTCGCTATGGGCCGATACGAGGGCGACGAGCGCGTGGACTACTCGGGCTTCCGGAGCGACGTGAAAGAACAGCACTCGAAGGGCGGGTTCTCGCAGGGACGCTTCGAACGCATCCGCGACGGGCAGATAGACGCCCACCTCGACCGGTGTCGCCGGTCGCTCGCGGGCATCGAGGTTCCCCTCTACCTCGTCGGGGAGCGGGCCGTCCTCGACCGGGTGGCAGACCGGGCGGACCTGACGCGGACCGTCGACGCCACCGGGTCGCCGGAGGACGCCCTCGCGGACGCCCACCGGGAGTTCTGGACGACGCGACTCGTCGCGCTCTGA
- a CDS encoding DUF1405 domain-containing protein, whose protein sequence is MYSPIPERWAQYYLGNAPSLVWLLLANIVAVLVGVRYYVETMPDVSTFAWPLYGDSPTAVFLGLLSLATLLPHLGKRVREAPLNRPLAYLHTLAFVWLVKYAVWTFLALNLRFSLYFPEVWAYFGILLTHLAFVGEAFLLPHYGATTRGALAFSLGALLLNDFVDYWLAGTVGCVLGSPEGRCDLYPPLRYDPGLALPVLTVCLSVACVALAAVVFDRLDAPGGRRPR, encoded by the coding sequence GTGTACAGTCCCATCCCCGAGCGCTGGGCGCAGTACTACCTCGGGAACGCGCCGAGTCTCGTCTGGTTGCTGCTGGCGAACATCGTCGCCGTCCTCGTCGGCGTCAGGTACTACGTCGAGACGATGCCCGACGTGTCCACGTTCGCGTGGCCGCTGTACGGCGACTCTCCCACGGCCGTCTTTCTCGGCCTCCTCTCGCTCGCGACGCTCCTCCCCCATCTCGGCAAGCGGGTGCGCGAGGCACCGCTGAACCGCCCGCTCGCCTACCTCCACACGCTCGCGTTCGTCTGGCTGGTGAAGTACGCCGTCTGGACGTTCCTCGCGCTCAACCTGCGGTTCTCGCTGTACTTCCCGGAGGTGTGGGCGTACTTCGGCATCCTGCTCACCCACCTCGCGTTCGTCGGCGAGGCGTTCCTCCTGCCCCACTACGGCGCGACGACGCGGGGGGCGCTGGCGTTCTCGCTCGGGGCGCTCCTGCTCAACGACTTCGTCGACTACTGGCTCGCGGGGACGGTGGGCTGTGTCCTCGGGTCGCCGGAGGGACGGTGCGACCTCTACCCCCCGCTGCGCTACGACCCCGGACTCGCGCTTCCCGTCCTGACCGTCTGCCTCTCGGTCGCGTGCGTCGCGCTCGCGGCGGTGGTCTTCGACCGCCTCGACGCGCCCGGGGGTCGTCGACCCCGGTAA
- a CDS encoding DUF1611 domain-containing protein — translation MRIAVLAHGKFPDEAKTAVGLLRYGPHEVVAVLDRDTAGDRVNDHIPDVRDAPIVEGIDEVPDIDAFVIGIAPIGGGFDESWRPDVRGALGRGVEVWSGLHYFLTEDDEFVRLAEEHDADLWDVRKPPGDLTVSEGVARDLDAEIVLTVGSDCSTGKMTASYELMEAARDRGIDAGFIPTGQTGIMIEGWGVPIDRTISDFTAGAVERMLVERSEEYDVLFVEGQGSIVHPAYSGVTCGILHGAMPDHLVFCHVAGREQIHGYESFDIPDLGDMRSLYEDLGSSVAPTDVVAGSLNTAHLDEEAAREAVDEFGAELGIPATDVVRFDCDEILDELDLERDP, via the coding sequence ATGCGCATCGCCGTACTCGCACACGGGAAGTTCCCCGACGAGGCCAAGACCGCGGTCGGACTGCTCAGATACGGCCCCCACGAGGTCGTCGCGGTACTGGATAGAGACACCGCCGGCGACCGGGTCAACGACCACATCCCGGACGTGCGCGACGCGCCGATCGTCGAAGGGATCGACGAGGTGCCCGACATCGACGCGTTCGTCATCGGCATCGCCCCCATCGGCGGCGGGTTCGACGAGTCGTGGCGACCCGACGTTCGGGGCGCACTCGGCCGGGGCGTCGAGGTGTGGTCGGGACTCCACTACTTCCTCACCGAGGACGACGAGTTCGTCCGCCTCGCCGAGGAACACGACGCCGACCTCTGGGACGTGCGAAAGCCCCCCGGGGACCTCACGGTGAGCGAGGGCGTCGCCCGCGACTTGGACGCCGAAATCGTCCTCACCGTCGGGTCGGACTGCTCGACGGGCAAGATGACGGCCTCCTACGAACTGATGGAGGCCGCCCGCGACCGGGGCATCGACGCCGGGTTCATCCCGACCGGGCAGACGGGTATCATGATCGAGGGGTGGGGCGTCCCCATCGACCGCACCATCTCCGATTTCACCGCGGGCGCGGTCGAACGGATGCTGGTCGAACGGAGCGAGGAGTACGACGTGCTGTTCGTGGAGGGACAGGGTTCCATCGTCCATCCGGCGTACTCGGGGGTCACCTGCGGCATCCTCCACGGCGCGATGCCCGACCACCTCGTGTTCTGTCACGTCGCGGGCCGCGAGCAGATACACGGCTACGAGTCGTTCGACATCCCGGACCTCGGCGATATGCGGAGCCTCTACGAGGACCTCGGGAGTTCGGTCGCCCCGACCGACGTCGTCGCCGGGTCGCTCAACACCGCCCATCTGGACGAGGAGGCGGCGCGCGAGGCAGTCGACGAGTTCGGCGCGGAACTGGGCATCCCCGCGACGGACGTCGTGCGCTTCGACTGTGACGAGATTCTCGACGAACTCGACCTCGAACGCGACCCATGA
- a CDS encoding ubiquitin-like small modifier protein 1 — MRWKLFANLAETAGEREVDVDVEPGATFGDAMDALFDAHPELRAEVLDDDGELREHIRVLRNSKNPFVSNEGYETTLEAGDELAMFPPVSGGS; from the coding sequence ATGCGCTGGAAACTCTTCGCGAACCTCGCAGAGACGGCCGGTGAGCGTGAGGTGGACGTGGACGTCGAACCGGGCGCGACGTTCGGCGACGCGATGGACGCTCTCTTCGACGCCCACCCGGAACTCCGCGCGGAGGTACTCGACGACGACGGCGAACTCCGCGAGCACATCCGCGTCCTCCGCAACTCCAAGAATCCCTTCGTCTCGAACGAGGGCTACGAGACCACGCTGGAGGCGGGCGACGAACTCGCCATGTTCCCGCCGGTCAGCGGCGGTTCCTGA
- a CDS encoding DUF5802 family protein, with translation MFEQFSGGYYLGRLYVEPYDGERPAMHDGQHEHVNRQLYATGEGIERLDAPLVMKLGRRHLAVHGEAGVPERTLAVPYDLLEDENGLPDLREVLLAKADRAAQLMDLGTPVGI, from the coding sequence ATGTTCGAACAGTTCTCGGGCGGATACTACCTCGGACGACTGTACGTCGAGCCGTACGACGGCGAGCGGCCGGCGATGCACGACGGGCAACACGAGCACGTCAACAGACAACTGTACGCGACCGGCGAGGGAATCGAGCGCCTCGACGCGCCCCTCGTGATGAAACTCGGGCGGCGACACCTCGCGGTCCACGGGGAGGCGGGCGTCCCCGAACGGACCCTCGCGGTGCCCTACGACCTCCTCGAAGACGAGAACGGCCTCCCCGACCTGCGGGAAGTACTGCTGGCGAAGGCCGACCGGGCCGCACAGCTCATGGACCTCGGTACTCCAGTCGGTATTTAA
- a CDS encoding HTH domain-containing protein — MSHPTPTVEVYVRSLAAGDNQARISDTLSRLADLSAEDVIEGYEVHVWGEGVSLDPEITGTEAGSFIRETAAAFREWAHETGRDLSGFETETTHSAMTGRTHRNLSVPTMAICEKVDDEVTWVAPCTDGDSVHTVSDYVDTLEREGEPAAREELAVRADD; from the coding sequence ATGTCCCACCCCACCCCTACCGTCGAAGTCTACGTCCGGTCGCTGGCCGCTGGCGACAACCAGGCGCGCATCAGCGACACCCTGTCCCGACTCGCCGACCTCTCCGCGGAGGACGTCATCGAGGGCTACGAGGTCCACGTCTGGGGCGAGGGCGTCAGCCTCGATCCCGAGATCACGGGCACCGAAGCCGGGTCGTTCATCCGTGAGACCGCCGCGGCGTTCCGCGAGTGGGCCCACGAGACCGGCCGCGACCTCTCCGGGTTCGAGACGGAGACGACCCACTCCGCGATGACGGGTCGCACCCACCGCAACCTCTCGGTCCCGACGATGGCCATCTGCGAGAAGGTCGACGACGAGGTCACGTGGGTCGCCCCCTGCACCGACGGCGACTCGGTCCACACCGTCTCCGACTACGTCGACACCCTCGAACGCGAGGGGGAACCCGCCGCCCGCGAGGAACTCGCCGTCCGCGCGGACGACTGA
- the gatD gene encoding Glu-tRNA(Gln) amidotransferase subunit GatD, translated as MNPGDRVRVERGDTAYEGILMPSTTADEVVVKLDGGYNVGLDRADSDCEVLESDVYAVGESDTESASEVEFDEDLPTVALISTGGTIASTVDYRTGAVTAQFDAEDVLRAVPDLAGRANYRGRVVANILSENMTPDVWQDLARAVHEEIENGADGVVVMHGTDTMQYSASALAFMLDTPVPVVFTGSQRSADRPSSDNVMNAVCAVEAAKSDCAEVLVCMHASESDDRCALHRGTRVRKNHTSRRDAFETVGNTPLGTVDYETEDVSFVREYVPRGERELAIDADLATDVELLKFTPGMDPAFFDVCEGKSGVVVEGTGLGHVHTDFIDRIEELVEDGTTVVMTSQCLEGRVCDRVYDTGRDLIDAGVVEAEDTLPGTAKVKLMWALANAQSVEETMRTSLAGEITDRSVPWA; from the coding sequence ATGAACCCCGGAGACCGCGTCCGCGTCGAGCGCGGCGACACGGCCTACGAGGGCATCCTGATGCCCTCGACCACGGCCGACGAGGTCGTCGTGAAACTCGACGGGGGCTACAACGTCGGCCTCGACCGCGCCGACAGCGACTGTGAGGTGCTCGAATCCGACGTGTACGCCGTCGGCGAGTCCGACACCGAGAGCGCGAGCGAAGTCGAGTTCGACGAGGACCTCCCGACCGTCGCCCTCATCTCGACGGGCGGGACCATCGCCTCGACCGTCGACTACCGCACCGGCGCGGTCACCGCGCAGTTCGACGCCGAGGACGTCCTCCGAGCGGTCCCGGACCTCGCGGGTCGGGCGAACTATCGCGGGAGGGTCGTCGCGAACATCCTCTCGGAGAACATGACCCCCGACGTCTGGCAGGACCTCGCGCGGGCGGTCCACGAGGAGATCGAGAACGGCGCGGACGGCGTCGTCGTCATGCACGGCACCGACACGATGCAGTACTCCGCCAGCGCCCTCGCGTTCATGCTCGACACGCCAGTCCCGGTCGTCTTCACTGGCAGTCAGCGCTCGGCGGACCGGCCCTCCTCGGACAACGTGATGAACGCCGTCTGCGCCGTCGAGGCCGCCAAGAGCGACTGCGCGGAGGTGCTCGTCTGTATGCACGCCTCCGAGTCGGACGACCGCTGTGCGCTCCACCGGGGCACGCGCGTGCGCAAGAATCACACCTCCCGTCGGGACGCCTTCGAGACGGTCGGCAACACGCCACTCGGAACCGTCGACTACGAGACGGAGGACGTCTCGTTCGTCCGCGAGTACGTCCCCCGCGGGGAACGCGAACTCGCCATCGACGCAGACCTCGCGACGGACGTCGAGTTGCTGAAGTTCACGCCGGGCATGGACCCCGCGTTCTTCGACGTCTGCGAGGGGAAGTCGGGCGTCGTCGTCGAGGGGACCGGTCTCGGACACGTCCACACCGACTTCATCGACCGAATCGAGGAACTGGTCGAGGACGGCACCACCGTCGTCATGACCAGCCAGTGTCTGGAGGGGCGGGTCTGTGACCGCGTCTACGACACCGGGCGCGACCTCATCGACGCGGGCGTCGTGGAGGCCGAGGACACCCTCCCCGGCACCGCGAAGGTGAAACTCATGTGGGCGCTGGCGAACGCGCAGTCCGTCGAGGAGACCATGCGCACCTCGCTCGCCGGGGAGATTACGGACCGCTCGGTTCCGTGGGCATGA